In Nostoc sp. UHCC 0926, a single genomic region encodes these proteins:
- a CDS encoding NB-ARC domain-containing protein,Caspase domain-containing protein yields MAKPERTFGLIVGIEKYHETEWNVTGGGPADDALKFADWLYRRGVPRENIRLCLSALEENHQLIGECGLNVEKATEQNISDIVTNFLSPQSGDLLYIFWAGHGLITSERERRLLCADANKQNWQNLDLNSLLVLLGSDKFQIRNHICIIDACANYVLELDGRPTNLGGKVFLNGEPRTDTQQFVLLATREGEKAEVNSENKTAYFSQAVREALASANGTFPPNMREVTEAVKQRFISLDKKQLPTYFYSRSWDGDIEKSHFNPFDIPHNIQQSQARKFVGRDEQIEQLRQLLQSNDVVAITDVTGQGGVGKTELAIQYSWQYLEDYSGGCCWLNPQGIDLGTQLVEFGVVNLPNFNPPDGLSLAGQVAYCWKKWQAGKVLLIFDDVKDWKQIKPYLPLKGSRFKVLITTRQNTGLTYSSLPLGELSADGALELLTTLLGKDRVEKELEFAKGLCRFVGYVPIGLYQIAAQCREPGRVLC; encoded by the coding sequence ATGGCTAAACCTGAGCGGACTTTTGGGTTAATTGTGGGTATTGAAAAGTACCACGAAACTGAATGGAATGTGACAGGTGGGGGGCCAGCCGATGACGCGCTGAAATTTGCTGATTGGCTGTATCGGCGCGGTGTACCGAGGGAAAATATCCGGTTATGTTTATCAGCACTGGAAGAAAATCATCAGTTAATTGGGGAATGTGGGTTAAATGTAGAGAAGGCAACAGAGCAAAATATCTCCGACATTGTGACTAACTTTTTATCCCCACAGTCGGGGGATTTACTCTACATTTTTTGGGCGGGACATGGTTTGATTACCTCAGAACGAGAGCGTCGGTTGCTTTGTGCTGATGCAAATAAACAGAATTGGCAGAACTTAGATTTAAATTCTTTATTAGTTTTGCTGGGTTCCGATAAATTTCAGATTCGTAATCATATTTGTATTATTGATGCCTGTGCCAATTATGTTTTAGAGTTGGATGGAAGACCAACTAACTTAGGTGGCAAAGTTTTTTTGAATGGTGAGCCAAGGACAGATACTCAACAATTTGTGTTACTGGCTACGCGGGAAGGAGAAAAAGCTGAGGTAAATTCTGAAAATAAAACAGCATACTTTTCTCAAGCTGTGCGGGAGGCTTTAGCATCAGCTAATGGGACTTTTCCCCCGAATATGAGGGAAGTTACTGAGGCAGTTAAGCAGCGATTTATTAGTTTAGATAAAAAACAACTGCCGACTTATTTTTATTCCCGTAGTTGGGATGGAGATATTGAAAAATCTCATTTCAACCCGTTTGATATCCCGCATAATATCCAACAGAGTCAAGCTCGTAAGTTTGTTGGGAGGGATGAGCAAATAGAACAATTGCGTCAGCTATTGCAATCAAATGATGTGGTGGCTATTACCGATGTGACTGGGCAAGGTGGGGTAGGTAAAACAGAGTTAGCTATTCAATACTCATGGCAATATTTAGAAGATTATTCTGGCGGGTGTTGTTGGTTAAATCCTCAAGGTATTGATTTGGGAACCCAGTTAGTAGAGTTTGGAGTTGTGAATTTACCGAACTTTAATCCACCGGATGGATTAAGCCTAGCAGGTCAAGTTGCTTATTGCTGGAAGAAGTGGCAAGCTGGGAAAGTTTTATTGATATTTGATGATGTCAAAGACTGGAAGCAAATTAAACCCTACCTACCACTTAAAGGTTCTCGGTTTAAGGTGTTAATTACGACTCGTCAAAATACAGGGTTAACATATTCATCATTGCCGTTAGGTGAATTGTCAGCAGATGGAGCCTTAGAATTATTAACAACCCTGCTGGGAAAAGATAGGGTTGAGAAAGAATTAGAGTTTGCTAAGGGACTTTGCAGATTTGTGGGTTATGTACCTATTGGACTTTACCAAATAGCAGCACAGTGCCGAGAGCCAGGGAGAGTATTATGCTAG
- a CDS encoding tetratricopeptide repeat protein, producing MLADILARLQKQASAGESGVAAAFELNWQSLEPEAQKLASLLSLFALAPIPWSLVESAASSSDFEFDLKANCTVLVERYLLQELAEDTYQVHERIRELLQQKLEDLAEADELKRGYCQAMVAVAEDIPQTPTLIEIGKVTLGIPHLSEAATVYQAWLSDDDLIWPFVGLGRFYEGQGAYAQALPWYEQCLSATRKRLGDEHPNVATSLNNLAALYKSQGRYSEAEPLYIEALAMTKRLLGDEHPSVATSLNNLALLYKSQGRYSDAEPLLIEALAMTKRLLGDEHPSVATSLNNLALLYESQGRYSEAEPLYIEALAMRKRLLGDEHPDVATSLNNLAFLYESQGRYSDAEPLYIEALAMTKRLLGDEHPNVATSLNNLAALYDSQGRYSDAEPLYIEALAMRKRLLGDEHPNVATSLNNLAGLYKSQGRYSEAEPLYIEALAMTKRLLGDEHPNVATSLNNLAFLYQSQGRYSEAEPLYIEALAMTKRLLGDEHPSVATSLNNLAALYKSQGRYSEAEPLYIEALAMTKRLLGDEHPNVATSLNNLAALYESQGRYSEAEPLYIEAVKIAEKRLGANHPNTISIRENLEDLRRNRQPWFRRMVAFIWRWFQ from the coding sequence ATGCTAGCAGACATTCTCGCACGGCTACAAAAGCAAGCATCAGCAGGCGAGTCTGGTGTAGCAGCAGCTTTTGAGTTGAATTGGCAAAGCTTGGAACCAGAGGCGCAAAAATTGGCAAGTCTTTTGAGTTTGTTTGCTTTGGCTCCTATCCCTTGGTCTTTGGTAGAATCAGCAGCAAGTTCTAGCGATTTTGAATTTGACTTAAAAGCTAACTGCACTGTTTTAGTTGAGCGTTATTTGCTGCAAGAATTGGCAGAGGACACCTACCAAGTTCACGAACGCATTCGGGAATTATTGCAGCAGAAGTTAGAAGATTTGGCTGAAGCAGATGAACTCAAGCGTGGCTATTGTCAAGCAATGGTAGCCGTAGCTGAGGATATTCCTCAGACACCCACATTGATAGAAATTGGTAAAGTAACTCTTGGCATCCCTCACCTTAGCGAGGCTGCCACAGTTTACCAAGCTTGGTTAAGCGATGATGATTTAATCTGGCCTTTTGTAGGCTTGGGTAGATTTTACGAAGGTCAAGGAGCCTACGCCCAAGCCTTACCTTGGTATGAACAATGTTTATCAGCTACTAGAAAACGTTTGGGGGATGAACACCCCAATGTGGCAACCAGCCTGAACAATTTGGCAGCACTCTACAAATCACAGGGAAGGTACAGCGAAGCCGAACCTTTGTATATCGAAGCTTTGGCGATGACAAAACGCCTGCTGGGGGATGAACACCCCTCAGTGGCAACTAGCCTGAACAATTTGGCACTCCTCTACAAATCACAGGGAAGGTACAGCGATGCCGAACCTTTGTTAATCGAAGCTTTGGCGATGACAAAACGCCTGCTGGGGGATGAACACCCCTCAGTGGCAACCAGCCTGAACAATTTGGCACTCCTCTACGAATCACAGGGAAGGTACAGCGAAGCCGAACCTTTGTATATCGAAGCTTTGGCGATGAGAAAACGCCTGCTGGGGGATGAACACCCTGATGTGGCAACTAGCCTGAACAATTTGGCATTCCTCTACGAATCACAGGGAAGGTACAGCGATGCCGAACCTTTGTATATCGAAGCTTTGGCGATGACAAAACGCCTGCTGGGGGATGAACACCCCAATGTGGCAACCAGCCTGAACAATTTGGCAGCACTCTACGATTCACAGGGAAGGTACAGCGATGCCGAACCTTTGTATATCGAAGCTTTGGCGATGAGAAAACGCCTGCTGGGGGATGAACACCCCAATGTGGCAACCAGCCTGAACAATTTGGCAGGACTCTACAAATCACAGGGAAGGTACAGCGAAGCCGAACCTTTGTATATCGAAGCTTTGGCGATGACAAAACGCCTGCTGGGGGATGAACACCCCAATGTGGCAACTAGCCTGAACAATTTGGCATTCCTCTACCAATCACAGGGAAGGTACAGCGAAGCCGAACCTTTGTATATCGAAGCTTTGGCGATGACAAAACGCCTGCTGGGGGATGAACACCCCTCAGTGGCAACTAGCCTGAACAATTTGGCAGCACTCTACAAATCACAGGGAAGGTACAGCGAAGCCGAACCTTTGTATATCGAAGCTTTGGCGATGACAAAACGCCTGCTGGGGGATGAACACCCCAATGTGGCAACTAGCCTGAACAATTTGGCAGCACTCTACGAATCACAGGGAAGGTACAGCGAAGCCGAACCTTTGTATATCGAAGCTGTGAAGATCGCTGAAAAACGGTTGGGGGCAAATCATCCCAATACAATAAGCATTCGTGAAAATCTAGAAGACTTGCGGCGGAATCGTCAGCCTTGGTTTAGGAGAATGGTTGCTTTTATCTGGCGTTGGTTTCAGTAA
- a CDS encoding molybdopterin-dependent oxidoreductase: protein MSLILPKRTLSRRRLLQLSGLSGVGFLLSGCGTNLLSDNVWQISEPLNERLEALLLSQKPVPEFPVSAIEADKLLINTFDFTPQIDPAQFRLRIDGEVSNPMQLSMADIQKLPLTSMVIRHICVEGWAAIVEWGGVRLRDLVALVQPKSNVRYVYFKSADGYYESWDLASAVHPQTLMAYQKNGQPLSVDNGAPMRLASPIKLGYKQSKWVTQITFVSNLSPTKGYWEDQGYEWFAGL, encoded by the coding sequence ATGAGTCTGATTCTTCCCAAACGCACCCTATCCCGTCGGCGGTTACTGCAACTATCTGGACTTTCAGGCGTAGGCTTTCTTTTAAGTGGCTGTGGGACAAATTTGCTCTCAGATAATGTGTGGCAAATATCTGAGCCACTGAATGAACGTCTGGAAGCACTCCTGCTAAGTCAGAAACCTGTACCGGAATTTCCTGTCAGTGCCATAGAAGCAGACAAATTGCTGATTAATACCTTTGACTTCACCCCGCAAATTGATCCGGCGCAGTTTCGGCTGAGGATTGATGGCGAGGTTAGTAATCCGATGCAATTGAGCATGGCAGATATTCAAAAACTTCCCTTGACTTCAATGGTAATTCGCCATATCTGTGTTGAAGGCTGGGCTGCGATCGTTGAATGGGGAGGCGTGCGATTACGAGACTTAGTAGCGCTGGTACAGCCTAAGTCAAACGTCCGCTATGTCTACTTCAAATCTGCTGATGGCTATTATGAAAGCTGGGATCTTGCCTCTGCTGTACATCCGCAAACTCTCATGGCTTATCAAAAGAATGGACAACCTTTATCAGTTGATAACGGTGCGCCCATGCGCCTAGCATCCCCAATTAAACTGGGCTACAAGCAAAGTAAGTGGGTGACTCAAATTACCTTCGTCAGCAATTTGTCACCTACTAAAGGCTATTGGGAGGATCAGGGCTATGAGTGGTTTGCAGGGTTATAG
- a CDS encoding cytochrome b/b6 domain-containing protein has product MTSSKRKVRSTPSQTFLSKTFHWINIISLILMITSGLQIYNANPVFGGREGWHFPDFLLLGGWLAGGRHWHFAAMWLFSLNLLWYGLYIFITRRWQRRFADRSDLKALQVSQNPKRKNYAWHRLVYTAIIPVLLLAILSGLAMYKPAQLHWISGLFGSWQNLRTVHFITVPTVILFTIAHSLLALKVGSIRLVKSMFL; this is encoded by the coding sequence ATGACCTCATCTAAACGCAAAGTTCGCTCAACACCAAGTCAGACTTTCCTCTCAAAGACCTTTCACTGGATTAATATCATCAGTCTCATCTTGATGATCACTAGCGGACTGCAAATCTATAATGCTAATCCGGTATTTGGAGGGCGTGAAGGTTGGCATTTTCCTGACTTTCTGTTGCTGGGAGGTTGGCTAGCGGGTGGCAGACATTGGCATTTCGCTGCTATGTGGCTGTTTTCGCTAAACTTACTTTGGTATGGACTCTATATCTTTATAACTCGTCGTTGGCAGCGTCGCTTTGCCGATCGCAGTGACTTAAAAGCATTGCAAGTCAGCCAGAACCCAAAGCGCAAAAATTACGCATGGCATCGGCTAGTTTATACTGCGATCATTCCAGTGCTGCTGCTGGCAATCTTGAGTGGTTTGGCGATGTACAAACCTGCCCAACTACATTGGATTTCCGGGCTGTTTGGTAGTTGGCAAAATCTCCGCACTGTTCACTTTATCACTGTTCCCACAGTCATACTGTTTACAATTGCTCATTCCTTGCTTGCTCTGAAGGTAGGAAGCATCCGTCTAGTTAAGTCTATGTTCCTGTAG
- the rpmA gene encoding 50S ribosomal protein L27, giving the protein MAHKKGTGSTRNGRDSNAQRLGVKRYGGQVVRAGNILVRQRGTKFHPGNNVGIGSDDTLFALIDGVVMFERKGKTRKKVSVYLPITAAEAARQ; this is encoded by the coding sequence ATGGCTCATAAGAAAGGAACAGGTAGTACACGCAACGGTCGTGATTCTAATGCCCAACGTCTGGGTGTCAAGCGTTATGGCGGTCAAGTTGTACGTGCAGGAAACATTCTCGTGCGTCAGCGCGGCACCAAATTTCACCCTGGTAACAATGTCGGTATTGGTAGCGATGACACTCTGTTTGCCTTAATCGATGGTGTTGTAATGTTTGAGAGAAAGGGCAAAACCCGTAAAAAAGTTAGTGTTTATTTACCCATAACTGCTGCTGAGGCAGCCAGGCAGTAG
- the rplU gene encoding 50S ribosomal protein L21 — translation MTYAIIETGGKQIRVEPGRFYDIELLTTEPDEKVTIDSVLLVQHDGEVSIGQPLVTGATVEGTVLRHFRGRKVLVYKMKPKKKTRKKRGHRQEITRLMIDSITLNGAVFAAQGEPEKETPVADDTPAEEVETAAE, via the coding sequence ATGACCTACGCAATTATTGAAACTGGCGGTAAACAAATACGAGTAGAACCAGGGCGGTTTTACGATATTGAACTGCTTACGACCGAACCAGACGAAAAAGTGACAATAGACTCCGTATTACTCGTGCAGCACGATGGCGAAGTCAGCATTGGACAGCCACTAGTGACAGGTGCGACTGTAGAAGGGACTGTACTGCGACATTTCAGGGGTCGTAAAGTCCTGGTATACAAAATGAAGCCGAAAAAGAAAACCCGCAAAAAGCGGGGGCATCGTCAAGAAATTACCAGACTTATGATTGACTCCATCACTCTTAACGGTGCAGTGTTTGCTGCCCAAGGAGAACCGGAGAAGGAAACCCCTGTTGCAGATGACACTCCTGCCGAAGAAGTTGAAACCGCTGCTGAATAA
- a CDS encoding Nif11-like leader peptide family natural product precursor, which translates to MTQQNATRLFQAVKQDQALQQRLKVTSDPEAFIKIAQERGYDFTVEELESEISKLSEEDLAAIVNPGWGIRRHINPR; encoded by the coding sequence ATGACACAGCAAAATGCTACCCGACTTTTTCAAGCTGTAAAACAAGATCAAGCATTACAGCAAAGACTCAAAGTAACATCTGACCCAGAAGCCTTCATCAAGATTGCTCAAGAGCGTGGCTATGATTTCACCGTCGAAGAACTGGAGAGTGAAATCAGCAAATTGTCTGAAGAAGATTTAGCCGCCATTGTCAATCCAGGATGGGGGATTAGACGCCACATTAATCCTAGATAA
- a CDS encoding ATP-binding protein, with translation MKGTRSLLAPYAVTLLAVGSALLLTLLLQPLLKSTIFLVFFAAVAVSAWYGGMEAGLLAIALSTLAVSYFFLEPVFSLFVASLDNIVRLGLFVLVTILISLLNSELRTAKQHLQMSLQKLQVSEARFKRLLESNIIGVIVANMDGAIAEANDTFLRMVGYSQEDLLAGLRWRDMIAPEYIEANDSAIAELKTKGVCQPFENEYIRKDDSRVPILLGSALLENNPNDIIAFVLDLSERKQVELALCKSEERYRTFLEHSEGIWCMELEVPISPDCPEDEQIQHFYEREQAARADAEAANRMKDEFLATLSHELRTPLNAILGWMQLLRSRKFDETSTGQALETIERNTRSLAQLIEDVLDVSRIIRGTLHLNTHQVKLVPVVEAAIDTVRPAAEAKEISIKCKFDPELGVVVGDTNRLQQVVWNLLSNAVRFTPEGGRVDVQLERIESYVQIRVSDTGAGIAAEFLPHVFERFRQADSSRTRSHGGLGLGLAIVRHLVELHGGTVSAESLGIGQGATFIVNLPMKAVYVKANTAEPLSSYVDAQQTNNYLPRLDDLRVLIVDDEADARHLLTTILGQYGAQVIAAASACEALLALQQFHPHILVSDIGMPQEDGYTLIRQVRALPKDQGGRIPAVALTAYARPEDRTQALLAGFQLYVPKPVNPGELAAVVANLTGRT, from the coding sequence TTGAAAGGAACACGTTCCCTTCTAGCGCCTTACGCTGTAACATTATTAGCTGTTGGTAGCGCCTTGTTACTAACACTATTGCTACAGCCACTACTGAAGTCAACTATTTTTCTGGTATTTTTTGCTGCCGTAGCGGTTAGTGCCTGGTATGGTGGCATGGAAGCAGGGTTGCTGGCAATCGCTTTGTCTACTTTAGCCGTCAGTTACTTTTTTTTAGAGCCAGTGTTTTCACTTTTCGTTGCGAGTCTAGACAACATAGTGCGGTTAGGTTTGTTTGTGCTGGTGACAATACTTATTAGCTTGTTGAACTCAGAATTACGCACTGCCAAACAACATCTTCAAATGAGTTTGCAGAAGCTACAGGTGAGCGAAGCAAGGTTCAAAAGGTTGTTAGAGTCCAACATTATTGGGGTAATTGTAGCCAATATGGACGGAGCGATCGCAGAGGCTAATGATACTTTTTTAAGAATGGTAGGTTATTCGCAAGAGGATTTACTAGCAGGGCTTCGATGGCGCGACATGATAGCACCAGAATATATTGAAGCTAACGACAGTGCGATCGCAGAACTCAAAACCAAAGGTGTGTGTCAGCCTTTTGAGAACGAATACATCCGCAAAGATGACAGCCGCGTTCCCATCCTGTTAGGTTCTGCCTTGTTAGAAAATAATCCAAACGATATTATTGCTTTTGTACTTGATTTAAGCGAACGCAAACAAGTAGAGCTTGCCCTTTGCAAAAGCGAAGAACGCTACCGCACTTTTTTAGAGCATTCAGAAGGTATTTGGTGTATGGAATTGGAAGTACCAATTTCGCCAGATTGTCCAGAAGATGAGCAAATTCAACATTTTTATGAGCGCGAACAAGCAGCACGCGCCGATGCAGAAGCTGCAAACCGGATGAAGGATGAGTTTCTTGCCACACTCTCCCACGAACTCCGTACACCCTTAAACGCTATATTGGGCTGGATGCAGCTACTTAGGAGCCGCAAGTTTGATGAAACTAGTACTGGTCAAGCACTAGAGACAATCGAGCGTAACACCAGATCCCTGGCTCAACTGATTGAAGATGTCCTAGATGTCTCGCGGATTATTAGAGGTACACTCCATCTAAATACACATCAGGTAAAACTTGTACCAGTTGTAGAGGCAGCAATCGATACCGTGCGCCCAGCAGCCGAAGCCAAGGAAATTAGCATCAAGTGTAAATTTGACCCGGAGTTAGGGGTAGTTGTGGGCGATACCAACCGCTTGCAACAGGTTGTGTGGAATTTGCTCTCCAACGCCGTTAGGTTTACACCCGAAGGCGGAAGAGTTGATGTGCAATTGGAGCGAATTGAATCCTATGTGCAAATTCGGGTGAGCGATACAGGAGCGGGAATTGCTGCCGAATTCCTGCCCCATGTATTTGAACGCTTCCGTCAAGCTGACAGTTCCAGGACGCGATCGCATGGTGGACTAGGATTAGGGTTAGCGATCGTCCGCCATTTGGTAGAATTACACGGCGGTACAGTCTCTGCCGAAAGTCTAGGAATTGGACAGGGAGCGACATTCATTGTCAATCTGCCAATGAAAGCCGTTTATGTAAAGGCTAATACCGCAGAACCGCTTTCATCTTACGTGGATGCCCAACAGACTAATAATTACCTGCCGAGGCTAGATGACTTGCGGGTGCTAATCGTCGATGATGAGGCAGACGCGCGTCATTTGCTCACCACAATTTTGGGACAGTATGGTGCCCAAGTCATAGCAGCTGCATCTGCTTGTGAAGCACTGCTTGCCTTGCAACAATTTCACCCCCATATACTGGTGAGCGATATTGGTATGCCACAAGAAGATGGCTACACACTAATTCGTCAAGTCAGGGCGCTGCCAAAAGACCAAGGAGGACGGATTCCAGCAGTGGCGCTGACAGCCTATGCTAGGCCTGAAGACCGCACGCAAGCGCTGTTGGCAGGCTTTCAACTCTATGTCCCCAAGCCAGTTAATCCGGGCGAGTTAGCAGCCGTAGTTGCCAACCTCACCGGACGTACTTGA
- a CDS encoding FAD-dependent oxidoreductase produces MSNLLPDNDVNILVIGAGVSGLTTAICLREVGFRVVIVADRFAPDLTSIVAGALWEWPPAVCGSHGAPRSLERSKDWCMTTYNKFKKIHAEFGSEETGLYLKDAYFYFKDVLENRPTELRKMNELKDKVDGFERGLQIVKETIDLSFKGGIKDAYKHMAPTTNTDVYMKWLLQQVKDIGCEIIQEKITVNVVQNEQELLRRFNAKAIVNCAGLGSIATTGDTSMYPLRGALVRVKNLGGVVTDAHCISHEESSLNEQDIVYIVPRGDDLVVLGGLTQQDQWDTDLSLEVPIIRQMYDGCLEFLQELRELPLDEKEPVRTGLRPLTEENVCVERVLNTHVFYNYGHGGSGVTLSWGCSQEIVQLVQEMLREEANPVALHSSKIDSNKQTVFVLHDMLASKTDFRHIRSDNRNLGLLCSREGLSKVVPSQYQHLDLVRIVEPYNLQNLLQTYQQIKTEYKLLDDNCRIVTNDEYSVLLAAQLREALNLAGDRPTMIRQFTDKSYLKSTLKNSLIRVPKYLIFAQNQYRKEPVSYLKFVLEELGNHIFIKPVTGAGSEKTRRIHTVDELKAWCDSNVDSDEEFEFNEFITGQLYNTSVVIKNGQPCYFAACKQYRPNDEFIYGHQIGNIIVREEDPEFHKLWQFSSDTLQSLEHGYPKNGVLNIDLFLQEGSEEPILMEVAARPPGGLVSRMFDIYQGVRLNELHLQLQIGDSPDIILKDRFEWKYSASSIHPKQDGIVTAIEKPILESDVEISWQIYLEQRLKGSQSTRDVAIAILLSNHDYSTLQGDYEVANSTNFYNIK; encoded by the coding sequence ATGAGTAACCTATTGCCGGACAATGATGTAAACATTTTAGTAATTGGGGCGGGAGTAAGTGGTCTAACAACCGCGATATGTCTGAGAGAGGTAGGTTTTAGAGTTGTGATTGTTGCAGATCGTTTTGCCCCAGATTTAACCTCTATTGTGGCAGGTGCATTGTGGGAATGGCCACCGGCAGTCTGTGGTAGTCATGGTGCGCCCAGATCCCTGGAACGCTCTAAAGACTGGTGTATGACTACCTATAATAAATTCAAGAAAATACACGCAGAGTTTGGTTCAGAAGAAACAGGACTTTATTTGAAGGATGCGTATTTCTATTTCAAGGATGTTTTGGAAAATCGACCTACTGAACTTCGTAAAATGAATGAGTTGAAGGATAAGGTTGATGGATTTGAAAGAGGCTTACAGATTGTCAAAGAAACGATTGATTTGAGTTTTAAAGGAGGTATAAAAGATGCTTATAAACACATGGCTCCGACGACAAACACGGATGTCTACATGAAGTGGTTACTTCAACAGGTAAAGGATATTGGATGTGAGATCATTCAGGAAAAAATCACTGTCAATGTGGTTCAAAATGAACAGGAACTACTTCGTCGTTTTAATGCAAAGGCAATTGTTAACTGTGCTGGACTAGGTTCGATAGCAACTACAGGGGATACTTCCATGTATCCCTTGAGGGGCGCACTTGTCAGGGTTAAGAATCTTGGTGGAGTTGTAACAGACGCTCATTGTATTTCCCACGAAGAATCTTCTTTAAATGAGCAAGACATCGTTTACATAGTTCCTAGAGGGGATGATTTGGTGGTCTTGGGAGGATTAACACAGCAAGACCAATGGGATACAGACCTATCTCTTGAGGTTCCAATTATCCGACAAATGTATGATGGCTGTTTGGAGTTTCTCCAGGAATTAAGAGAACTCCCACTAGATGAAAAGGAGCCTGTTAGGACTGGTTTACGACCATTAACAGAGGAAAATGTTTGTGTGGAAAGGGTTTTAAACACACACGTATTTTATAACTATGGACATGGAGGGTCAGGAGTAACTCTGTCATGGGGATGTTCACAGGAAATTGTCCAGTTGGTACAAGAAATGCTCCGTGAGGAGGCAAATCCAGTTGCCTTGCACAGTAGTAAGATAGATAGCAATAAGCAGACTGTCTTTGTGCTGCATGATATGCTTGCCAGCAAAACTGATTTTAGGCATATCCGATCAGATAATAGAAATCTGGGTTTACTCTGTAGTAGGGAAGGACTCAGTAAGGTTGTACCCTCCCAATATCAGCACTTGGATCTTGTGCGGATTGTAGAACCTTATAATTTGCAAAATCTGCTCCAAACCTATCAACAGATTAAGACTGAGTATAAACTTTTGGATGACAACTGTCGGATTGTTACCAATGATGAGTATTCAGTGCTGTTAGCTGCACAGTTGCGTGAAGCTCTAAATCTAGCAGGCGATCGCCCAACGATGATCCGCCAGTTTACCGATAAGAGTTACCTCAAATCTACCCTCAAAAATTCCCTGATTCGGGTGCCAAAGTATCTGATTTTTGCTCAAAACCAATACCGTAAAGAGCCAGTTTCATACTTAAAGTTTGTTCTAGAAGAACTAGGTAATCACATCTTTATCAAACCAGTTACCGGAGCCGGAAGTGAAAAAACCAGAAGAATTCATACTGTTGATGAATTGAAAGCCTGGTGTGACAGCAATGTAGATTCAGATGAAGAATTTGAATTCAATGAATTCATTACAGGTCAACTATACAATACAAGTGTTGTCATAAAAAACGGTCAACCTTGTTATTTTGCTGCTTGCAAACAGTATCGACCTAATGATGAGTTCATTTATGGTCATCAAATCGGCAATATTATTGTTAGAGAAGAAGATCCAGAATTTCATAAACTTTGGCAATTTTCAAGTGATACGTTACAAAGTTTAGAACACGGTTACCCCAAAAATGGTGTACTCAATATTGATTTATTCCTACAAGAAGGTAGCGAAGAACCGATTCTGATGGAAGTAGCTGCACGCCCCCCTGGAGGGCTTGTATCGAGAATGTTTGACATATATCAGGGGGTACGTCTAAACGAGTTACATCTCCAATTACAGATTGGTGATTCCCCTGACATAATTCTTAAGGATAGATTCGAGTGGAAGTACAGTGCTTCCTCGATTCATCCCAAGCAGGACGGTATTGTTACAGCAATTGAGAAGCCAATTCTCGAAAGTGATGTGGAAATTTCTTGGCAGATTTATTTGGAACAGAGACTGAAAGGATCACAAAGTACGAGGGATGTTGCCATTGCCATTCTTTTGAGCAATCATGACTATTCAACCCTTCAAGGGGATTATGAGGTAGCCAATTCTACCAATTTCTACAATATTAAGTAA